CTGGCTTGGTCTGTGGGGTTTTTGGCCCAGGTAAAATGTGAAGAATATTGAGACAAATCCTTTGTAAAATgtgctatatacagtacataagtaAATTAATCATAGACCTATAACTACTAGTGTACCTAAGCAAATGTCAATAAGGCAGTAGTTACCTGGCATTTAACAATCAtccacaataaaaacataattattgaTCAACTTAGTAGTGAAACATTTGCACAGTTCTCACATTGGTACAGATGATTCAAGTCTAAGAGCCTGGTATGAATACCACATTTTCAGAAAGtcacaaaaatatacattggCTTTATCATTGACCTGTATAAACAAATGAGTTTGGCTCAAACAGTTTGTCATGCTAATCAGATTTTAGCCCAAAGGcctgaaaatacttttttgttgcAGTCATGGGGGACTTGAGGAAGCAAAGCCTGTCGACCTGGTGTTAAGCTGTGTGGACAATTTTGAAGCTCGCATGGCCATAAACACAGTATGTTATTGCGCCATATTGCATGATCCCTACTCTAAGAATTGAGAGCAGTGAAGTGCTGTCAGTGtggggtacatttttgttcaatgGTGGCTCAGTCAGTCATACATTGAATGAGAGGGGTTCCTCCAGCAATATATTTGCTGTACCACTAGATGGTGAAAAAGTACTAATAATAAGACGCACAGTAGTTATCAAGTCGCCTGCATCATGTTTGTTGTTGGCCCTTAATGGATTTAAAGATGTTTTGAGAGAAATTtgaatgtatgtatatgtatgtgcattcaAATATGATTGGCCAGGTGCAAGGCAAAAGAATGAGACAGTGGGAGGATAAAGAACAACCCACACACCAGCGAATGCTCCCTTGCGGTTTATTCAGGATGAAATGTTTTGACCAAAATGTTCTTCATCAGGCATTTTGATATTTTGCCCAATGACAGAcggtgtgtttttatgtgcttCTGTGCTTCCAGGCGTGTAATGAACTGGGCCAGATCTGGATGGAGTCTGGAGTGAGCGAGAATGCTGTGTCTGGGCATATCCAGCTCATCATTCCCGGGGAGACGGCCTGCTTTGCAGTATGTCTAACAACTgtctctgcagacagaaatatcATGTATATTACATCTATacatgcattttctctgcaatcCTACTGTCTAATGGCAAGGGAACGCATCCCTATTCAGCAAATTGTCAGCCTGTATATCTCCAAGTCTGTTCAGACAGACGTGCTCGAATCTCCTGCATTAGAGCTACAGCTGTCCAGTAAAGGCTTGTATAATTAATAGGTCTTTTTCACAAGCCATTGAAAGTTATTATGAATAGTAGGAATCTAGCATCCAATGCTGTACTTTGATTCCATTCCTCCAAAGAATTGCTGGACACCCAAAATGGGTTGTAAAGATCACAATGGTATGGTGTGTTACCAGTGATGCATTGAACTGCGTGTTCTGTCCGTTAGTGCGCTCCTCCCCTGGTGGTGGCAGCCAACATCGATGAGAAGACcctgaagagagagggagtgtgtgcagCCAGCCTGCCAACCACCATGGGTGTGGTGGCAGGACTTCTAGTGCAGAATGTCTTGAAGTAAGCCCTTCCCCTGTCTCTACCTTCTATATGAACCTTAGATGTTTTAATACTGTATTGATTATCATGGAGAACATAGCATATTTTGAGATTCTGTGTTTCAATAATAAATGAATCTAAAATTTCATATTGCAAATAAGGATTCACTgttgcatttcctgaaagatGTCATTTCAGATATTGGTGTTGGTTGTTGTTGCTCTTCAGGTATCTCCTGGGCTTCGGATCAGTCAGTCACTATCTGGGCTACAATGCCATGCAGGACTTCTTCCCCACTATGTCCATGAAGGCAAACCCTCAGTGTGATGACCACTACTGCAGGAAACAGCAGGAGGAGTACAAGGTGACTGACGCTGTTCTTATCTGCGCGCTGTCCACCATTCACCAATTCAGCAGCACGCCACCACATCGTTTGTTTTTCCGGGTTTgggaatgtgtttttatttaatttattttttagtaaatataaaaatgtccaaTGCTTCTTTTCGCCACAGAGGAAAGAAGCAGAGAGGCCAAAACAGGAAGTtgtggaagaggaggaggtgcaggttgtGCATGAGGACAATGAGTGGGGTGAGACTTCCTTAGCAGAAATGTATGAGAGACTTGCGTCTGCATTTCTAATACTGAAATTCACCCTTATTATTTTCGGAATTTTCCGCTTTTCATGTTCCATGTTCGCGTACAAATCAAAGTGGGGTATATGAATGCTTAATATTCCAAATCACTTTTCCTTACCTGCATATTTAGTCAGTGCGCGTGTTGTTGTCAGTGGACACAATGTGTGTGCCATCTTTAAGGAtatctctctgtgtttgtgtatagggATAGAGCTGGTCTCTGAAGTAACAGAAGAAGAGCTTAAGGCTGCCTCAGGCCCTAAACCAGACTTACCGGAGGGTATCACTGTGGCTTACACCATTCCTGAAAAGGTCTG
The sequence above is a segment of the Conger conger chromosome 4, fConCon1.1, whole genome shotgun sequence genome. Coding sequences within it:
- the uba5 gene encoding ubiquitin-like modifier-activating enzyme 5 yields the protein MATVEELKLRVRELENELIKCKQKRCAEENAGGSQKHYRQRIEKMSAEVVDSNPYSRLMALKRMGIVEDYERIRTFSVAVVGVGGVGSVTAEMLTRCGIGKLILFDYDKVELANMNRLFFQPHQAGLSKVEAAEHTLRSINPDVSFETHNYNITTMENFSHFMDRISHGGLEEAKPVDLVLSCVDNFEARMAINTACNELGQIWMESGVSENAVSGHIQLIIPGETACFACAPPLVVAANIDEKTLKREGVCAASLPTTMGVVAGLLVQNVLKYLLGFGSVSHYLGYNAMQDFFPTMSMKANPQCDDHYCRKQQEEYKRKEAERPKQEVVEEEEVQVVHEDNEWGIELVSEVTEEELKAASGPKPDLPEGITVAYTIPEKEVNTPAEEMVEETEQSLEELMAQMKRM